The Syngnathus typhle isolate RoL2023-S1 ecotype Sweden linkage group LG6, RoL_Styp_1.0, whole genome shotgun sequence genome has a window encoding:
- the LOC133155261 gene encoding gastrula zinc finger protein XlCGF57.1-like, producing the protein MSAGTTAKYVKEKDRCCRRLEHLWLQPYVVLRRADISEAIRAKQEEPDRTRIKEEDVGKEVHHFNEQMEQKFLCTIKEEEEPERPCQKEDGEDSCDIKKEEEDTCEMQLTGVLVKRLDEAQREVSKGAEPPNCSSSPHMTREGDGDHCGESRAAPPSDSDDVLSHVPAAADDDDDSQNKHKQCSHCGICIAHSSSLKQHMRMHTRKKNFSCSDCGKKFSQRGHLNRHTRTHTGEKPFSCSVCGQIFSQRGSLNTHTRIHTGEKPFSCSVCGQKFSRKGNLNTHTLTHTGEKPFSCSVCGQKFSERGSLKKHTRIHTGEKPFSCSVCGQKFSRREQLNLHTLTHSGEKPFSCSVCGQMFSQRGNLKKHTRIHTGEKPFSCSVCGQKFSQREHLNSHTLTHTGEKPFSCSVCGQKFSERGSLKKHTRIHTGEKPFSCSVCGQKFSQRGYLNTHILTHTGEKPFSCSVCGQKFSSRQNLNIHTRIHTGEKPFSCSVCGQKFSRRGHLNSHTLTHTGEKPFSCSVCGQKFSQRGHLNTHTRIHTGEKPFSCSVCGQKFSRRDHFKTHTLTHTGEKPFSCSVCGRTFSHKHHLKKHARIHTGDEPF; encoded by the exons ATGTCTGCAGGGACCACAGCAAAGTACGTGAAGGAAAAGGACCGCTGTTGTCGACGACTGGAacatctttggctgcagccttatgttgtgttgcgCAGAGCAG acatcagtgaagctaTTCGTGCTAAGCAGGAGGAGCCGGACCGCACtcgcattaaagaggaagatgtgggcaaggaggtccaccacttcaatgaacaaatggagcagaagtttctttgcactataaaagaggaggaagagccggagCGGCCTTGTCAGAAAGAGGACGGAGAGGACTCCTGCGAcatcaaaaaggaggaggaagatacctGCGAGATGCAATTGACTGGTGTACTTGTGAAGCGTTTAGATGAGGCTCAACgtgaggtgagcaaaggggcggagcctccaaactgcagctcaagtccacatatgaccagagaaggtgatggagaccactgtggggAATCACGAGCAGCTCCACCATCAGATAGTGATGACGTGTTGTCACatgttcctgctgctgctgatgatgatgacgactctcaaaacaaacacaagcaatgtTCTCACTGTGGAATTTGTATTGCTCATAGCAGTAgtttgaaacaacacatgagaatgcacacaagaaagaaaaacttttcctgTTCAGATTGTGGCAAaaagttctctcagaggggacatttaaataggcacacaagaacccacactggcgagaaacctttttcatgctcagtttgtgggcaaatattctctcaaaggggaagtttaaatacgcacacaagaatccacactggcgagaaacctttttcatgctcggtttgtggccaaaagttctctcgGAAAGGAaatttaaacacgcacacattaacccacactggcgagaaacctttttcatgctcagtttgtggccaaaaattctctgagaggggaagtttaaaaaagcacacaagaatccacactggcgagaaacctttttcatgctcagtttgtggccaaaagttctctcgGAGGGAACAATTAAATTTACACACATTAACCCACagtggcgagaaacctttttcatgctcagtttgtggccaaatgttctctcagaggggaaatttaaaaaagcacacaagaatccacactggcgagaaacctttttcatgctcagtttgtggccaaaagttctctcagagggaacatttaaattcacacacattaacccacactggcgagaaacctttttcatgctcagtttgtggccagaaattctctgagaggggaagtttaaaaaagcacacaagaatccacactggcgagaaacctttttcatgctcagtttgtggccagaaattctctcagaggggatatttaaacacgcacatattaacccacactggcgagaaacctttttcatgctcagtttgtggccaaaagttctcctCTAGGCAAAATTtaaatatacacacaagaatccacactggcgagaaacctttttcatgctcagtttgtggccaaaaattctctcggaggggacatttaaattcacacacattaacccacactggcgagaaacctttttcatgctcagtttgtggccaaaagttctctcagaggggacatttaaatacgcacacaagaatccacactggcgagaaacctttttcatgctcagtttgtggccaaaagttctctcgGAGGGACCATTTCAAGACGCACACATtgacccacactggcgagaaacctttttcatgctcagtttgtggccgaaCATTCAGTCATAAGCATCACTTAAAAAAGCatgcaagaatccacactggcgacgAACCTTTTTAA